Genomic DNA from Burkholderia plantarii:
CGCGCCGATCCGCACGCACAGCCCGTCGACGGGGATCGAGCCCGGCTCGCCCATGGCCGGCTTGCCGAGGATCTTGTTGGCTTCGGCGCCGCCCTTCCATTCCTCCTTCGACATGCCGTTGCCGAGATCCTTGTCGATCCACGGAATCAGCGAGCCGGCGAGCGGCACGCCGAACTGGCTGGTCGGCATCGCCTCGCTGTTCATCGTGGCCGACACGCGGCGGTCGATGTCGAGGATCGCCGAGGACGGATCGGCCAGCTGGTCGGCCACCGCGCCGTGCAGCGCGCCCATCTGCGAGATCAGCTCGCGCATGTTCTGCGCGCCGGCGCCCGAGGCGGCCTGGTACGTCATGGCCGTCATCCAGTCGATCAGGTTCTCGCGGAACAGGCCGCCCAGCGCCATCAGCATCAGGCTCACGGTGCAGTTGCCGCCGATGAAGTTGCGGCTGCCCTTCACGAGCGCGTTCTTGATCACGTCGAGGTTGACCGGATCGAGGATGATGACGGCGTCGTCCTTCATCCGCAGCGACGAGGCCGCGTCGATCCAGTAGCCCTTCCAGCCGTCCGCGCGCAGCTTCGGGAAGACCTCGTTGGTGTAGTCGCCGCCCTGGCAGGTGATGATCGCATCGCAGCGCTTCAGCTCGTCGATGCTCGTCGCGTCCTTCAGCGTGGTCTCGTTTTTCGCGAAGGCCGGGGCCTTGCCGCCTGCATTGCTGGTGCTGAAAAACACCGGCTCGATCAGATCGAAATCGCCCTCTTCCTGCATGCGCTGCATCAGCACGCTGCCGACCATGCCACGCCAACCTACGAGACCTACCTTCATGACTCACCCTTTGTTTGAGAGTTTTCCCCGCCTTTTCCGCCCCCCGCGTAACCGCGCGGGGAAATCAGGCGGGCACGACGGACGACGATCAGCTTTTCGTGATCGTTTTCGTGGTGATGATTTTCGTGGAGACGATGGCGAGCGCATCCACACGGGCTGTGCCGTGCGGATTCAGGACCGGGGAGATCAAGAGATTCAGCGCCATGCGTTGGAGTCTACACAAACCTTCAGGGTCGGACAACGACCCCATGAAACAATCACGAACGGCGCGGGACAAGCCCCTTTTTCAGGGGACAAAGCGCGCCGGCTCGCGTCATGACCGACGGCGGGCGACCGGCGGCGGGCGACCGGCGGCGGGCGACCGGCGGCGGGCGGACAGTGCCGACGCCCGCCGGATCACGCGTTACAGCGCGGCGACCACCGCGTCGCCCATCTGCGCGGTGCCGACCTGCTGGCAGCCCGGCGTCGCGATATCGCCGGTGCGGTAGCCCTGTTCGAGCACCTTCTGCACGGCGCGCTCGATGCGGTCGGCCTGCTCGGCGCGGTTCAGCGAATAGCGCAGCAGCATCGCGGCCGACAGGATGGTGGCCAGCGGATTGGCCACGCCCTTGCCCGCGATGTCCGGCGCCGAGCCGTGCGAGGGCTCGTACAAGCCCTTGTTGTTCTTGTCGAGCGAGGCCGACGGCAGCATGCCGATCGAGCCCGTCAGCATCGCGGCCTCGTCCGACAGGATGTCGCCGAACATGTTGCCGGTGACGATCACGTCGAACTGCTTCGGCGCCTTCGCGAGCTGCATCGCCGCGTTGTCGACGTACATGTGCGAAAGCTCGATGTCGGCGTATTCCTTCGACACGTCGATCATCAGGTCGCGCCAGAACTGCGAGGTCTCGAGCACGTTGGCCTTGTCGACCGACAGCAGCTTCCTGCCGCGCTTCCGCGCCGCCTGGAACGCCACGTGCGCGATGCGGCGCACTTCCGGCTCCGAATAGC
This window encodes:
- the leuB gene encoding 3-isopropylmalate dehydrogenase; this encodes MKIAVLPGDGIGPEIVKEAVKVLNALDETFELEQAPVGGAGYEAAGHPLPEATLALAKQADAILFGAVGDWKYDSLERALRPEQAILGLRKHLELFANFRPAICYSQLVDASPLKPELIAGLDILIVRELNGDIYFGQPRGTREAPDGPFAGAREGFDTMRYSEPEVRRIAHVAFQAARKRGRKLLSVDKANVLETSQFWRDLMIDVSKEYADIELSHMYVDNAAMQLAKAPKQFDVIVTGNMFGDILSDEAAMLTGSIGMLPSASLDKNNKGLYEPSHGSAPDIAGKGVANPLATILSAAMLLRYSLNRAEQADRIERAVQKVLEQGYRTGDIATPGCQQVGTAQMGDAVVAAL
- the asd gene encoding aspartate-semialdehyde dehydrogenase produces the protein MKVGLVGWRGMVGSVLMQRMQEEGDFDLIEPVFFSTSNAGGKAPAFAKNETTLKDATSIDELKRCDAIITCQGGDYTNEVFPKLRADGWKGYWIDAASSLRMKDDAVIILDPVNLDVIKNALVKGSRNFIGGNCTVSLMLMALGGLFRENLIDWMTAMTYQAASGAGAQNMRELISQMGALHGAVADQLADPSSAILDIDRRVSATMNSEAMPTSQFGVPLAGSLIPWIDKDLGNGMSKEEWKGGAEANKILGKPAMGEPGSIPVDGLCVRIGAMRCHSQALTIKLKKDVPLDEVNAILASGNDWVKVVPNEREASMRELSTAVVTGTLSVPVGRLRKLAMGGEYLSAFTVGDQLLWGAAEPLRRMLRILLDR